The Zeugodacus cucurbitae isolate PBARC_wt_2022May chromosome 4, idZeuCucr1.2, whole genome shotgun sequence genome includes the window cataaaataaaagtaaaaacaaacgtCAGGGCCGTCTTCCATCGACGCAAAACATACAGGCCTTCGCAGGCGCAGCGCAAATGGCAGGCAGTagacatatacaacaacaaaccaaacatacatattaacaaataaataaatttataatataaattttaagcggGGTGTGCGCACAATCGGAGGCTGCGTATggtgttgtttaatttttgacagCACTGCGCTAAATTgagtgaaatatgaaaattgacaTGTTTtcgttttataaataaaaccaaTTAGATGTCAGCATTTCATATGAAACAGGCGCGGAATTTGAAGAATTCGTAcagacaaattttgttttcataaatttctttaacattttCTCTTCTCACGCAGttgagttttttcaaaaataaatgcataatacAATACTCGAATTCGATTAAACATTCcaacatacaaatgcatattcGTGCATATTCAAAGAATACActaattcacaaataaaaaatgaatgcgACCTTGAACTTTAACGCGATTACATCGAGTAGGCGTCCGCAATGGTCACTGCATCaaagcagcaaaaacaacaaagccacATACTACGGCTTACCACAAGTTGCCACACACACGACAACAGTGGCGACATCCTCCCGATATAATGCTACCAGCGAAAGTGATAATGAAGAAAGTACGGAGACTGTTTACGAGCGCACTAAAGATTCCTACACTTGTAAGAGTACACCCACACGTGCGCCGGCGAACTTCTACGACGAAGATCGTCTACTACTAGAGAGCGCCTACCAGTCCAGCGTCAACTATAATGAATTTCCACCAAAGTCATTGCATAAAAGTAACAGTTATAGCGGTAGCATACGCCCCAAAACGATTGTGCTCAAACAGAATTATCCAAATGGACGCATTGCTACCAGTCTGACGGACGATGAAATTGTCAGCAGCAGTTATCGTGGCACAGCGTATGCAGCGACCTCACCCAGCCTCGAACTCACCTCCAACACACTCAACAACTATGATAACGATGCAAACGTCGATCTCAGCGATGAGCATGATCTACTTATGCCACAAACCGCTAACGCCTTCGGCGGTGTTGACGGCAATTACAGCAGCGGCGCAAACGGTGCACGTCGCAATACACGCGGTGCCATGAAGACGCGCAACCGCATGTGTTGCAGTCGCaaaatcttcattggtttcgtGTTGTTGCTCTTCGCAATTGCCGCGTTTTTGTGTTTCGCCTACCTGACGCGCGATTACACCAAACAGTTTCTGCTCTGGATCGAATTGCAAAATCCATGGATTATAGTATCGATACTGTTAGTTTCATTCATGGTGGTCAGCTTTCCGATAATTGTGGGTTACTTTGTGTTGATGCTTACTTCCGGCTACATTTTTGGCGCCATAAAGGGCATACTCATCATTATAGTGGGCGCCAATGTGGGTATAGCCATTGTGCATTGGACTGTACGAAGTTTCCGACATCGCATACCAATTCATAAGTGAGTAATTGAgattaaaactattttatttttatataggtAACTTTTTGTTGGTAGACTGtaacgaaaattaattaatatcataaaaatgttataaatccATTTAATCACATTATTTTGTGTTCTTAGGAAACGTTTTTGTTCAATAGTATCATCATCACCTTTAATTTATTCTACGACACTCAATTCTCATGTCATCACGCTATATTTGCGTTATTGTAGTCCATCAAGTATTCcagtatttgtttattatttaattatacaccACTTGAACAAGAAATTTCCGTGACATTCAAAGTCGAGGACGTAGCCATCAATGGCTCTTGGTCATTGTATGAAATATCGAATTGTAATTGAATATTAGAGTAGTACGCAAGGTGACATATGGACATAGAATATTACCATGATGAGTCAACTAATTTGGTCTACGGAGAGAAGATACTACGCTGgagataaaagaaataaaaagaaaaatattcatttcatatttgaaaattttttgaattttcaaaaccgATATTCCTATGATGATTATTTGAAACCAATTCGTTCCTGATAAAAGACTtaattgtattataattttgtttttttttttccaaactgTTATGCCTCTCATACTATTTTTTCCAATTCACCATGTGAATTTACCGTCAAAGGCATGTTTGTTTATCAAATAGAACATTTGTCATTGTAATACCATAATATTATGATATCTATTACTATATTTGCACACATTTCATGGAAGGTGTTACTAAGCAAATTCGTGTTTAACATGCGTAACACTACCCCCTCCCTTCAACAGTCTCAAAAAAGCTTCGACACAAATGTAGTTCCCCTAGACAATCATTTGTCTACAAaacgttgttattgttatgtctgtctgtctgtcaatTACGATCAACAAgaaattgtatgaaataaataacgTCTGCTGTAGTGGCAGAGTGGTAGTCGGTAGACAAACTTGGATTTTTTTGTACAGTTATACATATGTGGATATATATCGCTACGCGCTGCGGGTCAAGTGCTTGAATTAAGCGCTGACCCAGTTTCGAATACACTGAGTAATTGTGTAATGCGTTAAATGAAGCTCCTGTTTGAACCGGTGTTAATTTAGATTGTgagttcatataaatatattttttgtttgaaaatacaaAGAATCTAACTGTTATTCGTCACACCGCTTTCCTTTccctttattttttatctttttgttcgcacttttttcaaaaagtatTAAGCCTTTTGCACCTAAACTAGAAAGCggcataaaaacaaaatataatcgaTAGGAATTATGCCTCATAAAAATGTTATCATCGCTGGACTTctgtttattgctttttttttatgCTACTCTGATGGttatatttagatttattgaaccatttaaattgttttcaattataaCTTGATAATCCAAAAATCCACTATGTCGTTAGTTTGACTTTTGAATTTAGTTTTAGTTCGGAAAAAACTCAAAACTGAGGTTAGGAGTACCCCTTATGTTAGataataatgtaatataatatttatttgagactaaaatatttacaaaaaatcaaagCACAAGAAACACTTCTAATTCAGTCTATCAATACCTCATATGATCTCTATTTGCTTATCTAAATTGCCAAATTATGTTTAGAACTCCtgatatttacattaattttgtaCACAACAAGTTAATTTTGTTATCTAGAAATACGAGCATTTcgagtaaagtaaacaattgttATTATCAAGTCATATATCATTATATTGGTGCTAATTTCTCCACCCAAGCAACATTGGGTTTACACAATATCTAATAATATTATCATTTACTGACAGTTTACACACCCTTTCAGTTATAACACAATTTaactttttgtgttattttctaATTTGCAATCAAATAGCACATATCTtactttgtaaatatatatcttgtatatatatacatctatatatcTATGAGTGTATCTGGAATCTCATAAAAAGGCACGCGATCAATCATTTATGAACTTAGCACTTGAAATAATGATTTAATCTATATTAAATAATGACACGCCATGAAGAGGATGAACAACGgcaaatgtttaattttaaattattaatgaagTGCCTTGCAGTTGACAATTGGAAGTTGTAGACTTATTGTATGTTTATAGTATAAAGTGAAAGTGTTGTATTGTGCAATAAAGTATACTTGATGTGGATAGAAATTTACTTCTCCATTTTCTTCCACTCAGTTCATAATATCACTTTCCATGAGATTTCATAATTTCGGCTGATTCCATAATcggaaaaaattagtgaaaactTCTATCATACGTCAGATTGATATAGTAGAACCATTTTAGAAAGTATTTTCTAAATCGACCGCTGAATTCAAAGTAAGCTTTCACTTATAAAAAGCTCTCAATAACCTTTTAGTTGCAAAAGCTTTCATTGAGCTTTCTCTCATAAAAACTTTCACTCACAAAAGCTTTCATTGAGCTTTCACTTACAAAAGCTTTCATTGAGCTTTCACTAACAAAAgctttcatttatatttcaCTTACAAAAGCTTCATTGAGCTTTTACTCACAAAAGCTTTCATTAAGCTTTTATTGAGCTTTCACTCACAAAAACTTTTATTGAGCTTTCACTCACAAAAACTTTTAATGAGCTTTCACTCACAAAAGCTTTTAATTAGATTTCACTTACAAAAGTTTCATTGAGCTTTTACTCACAAAAGCTTTTATTGAGCTTTCACTTACAAAAGCTTGCATTAAGCTTTTACTCACAGAAGCTTTAAATGAGATGTCACTCACAAAAGCTTTC containing:
- the LOC105220856 gene encoding transmembrane protein 64 isoform X1; its protein translation is MNATLNFNAITSSRRPQWSLHQSSKNNKATYYGLPQVATHTTTVATSSRYNATSESDNEESTETVYERTKDSYTCKSTPTRAPANFYDEDRLLLESAYQSSVNYNEFPPKSLHKSNSYSGSIRPKTIVLKQNYPNGRIATSLTDDEIVSSSYRGTAYAATSPSLELTSNTLNNYDNDANVDLSDEHDLLMPQTANAFGGVDGNYSSGANGARRNTRGAMKTRNRMCCSRKIFIGFVLLLFAIAAFLCFAYLTRDYTKQFLLWIELQNPWIIVSILLVSFMVVSFPIIVGYFVLMLTSGYIFGAIKGILIIIVGANVGIAIVHWTVRSFRHRIPIHKIIKNETARAILRVISGPKAFRVVLFTRLTPIPFGLQNMIFAVSTINPSVYHTASLIGLLPAQVINAYLGSTLRSMQEVLSNHGTAVTGYISFGLEVICGVALMVWVIQKARKELAQTLLSETSNDGKRVEIDV
- the LOC105220856 gene encoding transmembrane protein 64 isoform X2 translates to MNATLNFNAITSSRRPQWSLHQSSKNNKATYYGLPQVATHTTTVATSSRYNATSESDNEESTETVYERTKDSYTCKSTPTRAPANFYDEDRLLLESAYQSSVNYNEFPPKSLHKSNSYSGSIRPKTIVLKQNYPNGRIATSLTDDEIVSSSYRGTAYAATSPSLELTSNTLNNYDNDANVDLSDEHDLLMPQTANAFGGVDGNYSSGANGARRNTRGAMKTRNRMCCSRKIFIGFVLLLFAIAAFLCFAYLTRDYTKQFLLWIELQNPWIIVSILLVSFMVVSFPIIVGYFVLMLTSGYIFGAIKGILIIIVGANVGIAIVHWTVRSFRHRIPIHKIIKNETARAILRVISGPKAFRVVLFTRLTPIPFGLQNMIFAVSTINPSVYHTASLIGLLPAQVINAYLGSTLRSMQEVLSNHGTAVTGYISFGLEYYSLGCTKHVLNNQ